The Pseudoliparis swirei isolate HS2019 ecotype Mariana Trench chromosome 1, NWPU_hadal_v1, whole genome shotgun sequence genome has a window encoding:
- the runx1t1 gene encoding protein CBFA2T1: protein MVGISASFQYHTGKRSTMPDSPADVKTQSRLTPPTMPPPPSTQGAPRNSSYTPTTLTNGSSHSPTALNGAPSPPNSYSNGPSSSSSSSLANQQLPPACGARQLSKLKRFLTTLQQFGNDISPEIGERVRTLVLGLVNSTLTIEEFHSKLQEATNFPLRPFVIPFLKANLPLLQRELLHCARLAKQNPAQYLAQHEQLLLDTSTTSPVDSSELLLDVNENGKRRTPDRTKENGFERDGALHPDVHPSKRPCTISPAQRFSPSNGLSYQPNGLPHPGPLPPQHYRLDDMAIAHHYRDNYRHPPTNHREIRERPRPVGMHTGTRQEEVIDHRLTDREWAEEWKHLDHLLNCIMDMVEKTRRSLTVLRRCQEADREELNYWIRRYSDAEELKKGAASGQSRQQSPAAQDNATPEIHRELLHRPVSGYVPEEIWKKAEEAVNEVKRQAVSELQKAVSEAERKAHEMISTERAKMEHTVAEAKRQAADDALSVINQQEDSSESCWNCGRKASETCSGCNTARYCGSFCQHKDWEKHHHVCGQTLLAQQQQQQQQQQQQQQQQQQASQQQAGVPGSEPPAPISSSACTPSSETGSPAATPPAATPRSSTPSTPSSAAPEGTPR, encoded by the exons ATCACACTGGGAAGCGCTCCACCATGCCCGACTCACCTGCGGACGTCAAGACACAGTCCCGGTTGACCCCCCCTACCATGCCTCCCCCACCCAGCACGCAAGGAGCACCCCGTAACAGCTCCTACACCCCCACCACAT TAACCAATGGCAGCAGCCACTCTCCCACGGCGCTCAACGgcgctccctctcctccgaACAGCTACAGCAATGGTCCcagctcctcatcctcatcctcgctGGCCAACCAGCAGCTGCCGCCGGCCTGCGGCGCCCGGCAGCTCAGCAAGCTCAAGCGCTTCCTCACGACTCTCCAGCAGTTTGGCAACGACATCTCACCTGAAATCGGCGAGCGGGTCCGCACATTAGTGCTCGGACTAGTG aaTTCCACACTAACCATCGAAGAATTTCACTCCAAGCTCCAAGAAGCCACCAACTTCCCTCTGCGGCCCTTTGTCATACCCTTTCTGAAG GCCAACCTGCCGCTCCTTCAGAGGGAGCTGCTGCACTGTGCCAGGCTAGCCAAGCAGAACCCAGCTCAGTACCTGGCACAGCACGAGCAGCTGCTCCTGGACACCAGCACCACCTCCCCAGTGGACTCCTCAGAACTCCTGCTGGACGTCAACGAGAACGGCAAGAGAAGGACgccagacag AACCAAAGAGAACGGCTTCGAGCGAGATGGTGCCCTCCACCCGGATGTTCACCCTAGCAAGCGGCCCTGCACCATAAGCCCCGCCCAGCGCTTCAGCCCGTCCAATGGGCTCTCCTACCAACCCAACGGCCTGCCCCACCCGGGCCCGCTCCCCCCGCAGCACTACAGGCTGGATGACATGGCCATCGCCCATCACTACCGTGACAATTACAGACACCCCCCCACCAATCATCGGGAGATCCGGGAGAGGCCCAGGCCTGTTG GTATGCATACAGGGACCAGGCAGGAGGAAGTGATTGACCACAGGCTGACCGACAGAGAGTGGGCTGAGGAATGGAAACACCTTGACCAT CTGCTGAACTGTATCATGGACATGGTGGAGAAGACACGGCGCTCACTGACAGTGCTGCGCCGGTGCCAAGAGGCCGACCGCGAGGAGCTCAACTACTGGATCCGACGCTACAGCGACGCTGAAGAGCTGAAGAAGGGCGCCGCTAGTGGGCAGTCAAGGCAGCAGAGCCCGGCGGCACAAGACAACGCAACACCCG AAATTCACAGGGAGCTGCTGCACCGGCCTGTGTCTGGATACGTACCTGAAGAGATCTGGAAGAAAGCTG AAGAGGCCGTGAATGAGGTGAAGCGACAAGCTGTGTCAGAGTTGCAGAAGGCCGTCTCAGAGGCCGAGCGCAAGGCGCACGAGATGATCAGCACCGAGCGGGCCAAGATGGAGCATACGGTCGCAGAGGCCAAGCGACAGGCGGCCGACGATGCGCTCTCCGTAATCAACCAACAGGAAGACTCCAGCGAG AGCTGCTGGAACTGCGGCCGCAAAGCCAGCGAGACGTGCAGCGGCTGCAACACAGCGCGCTACTGCGGCTCCTTCTGCCAGCATAAGGACTGGGAGAAGCACCACCATGTCTGTGGTCAGACCCTCCTggcccagcagcagcaacagcagcagcaacagcagcaacagcagcagcagcagcagcaagccaGCCAACAGCAGGCAGGCGTGCCGGGGTCAGAGCCCCCCGCTCCCATCAGCTCCTCTGCCTGCACCCCGAGCAGCGAAACTGGGAGTCCGGCTGCTACCCCGCCTGCCGCGACCCCTCGATCCTCCACCCCCAGCACCCCGTCCTCCGCTGCCCCGGAAGGCACACCGCGCTAA